A genomic segment from Verrucomicrobiia bacterium encodes:
- a CDS encoding discoidin domain-containing protein yields the protein MKTLCLHVALVLTLPVAAAATPLPADAWQDLLHQEWIQEARALAEAPLSHPPTPPDDAAGGCDGITTGGYGFHTDLDDTPWWQVDLGQIEPIRDVRLWNRTDSEDMARRAARFQILLSHDGTTWTSHYQHPDRLFYGYRMPDRSPLVIPLTNALARFVRIQLPERTFLHLDEIEIHGARRGSGNLALHRPATQSSVSEWSTHHPRTGIEPDWSQLTRDILDRLATADPSLVPPAELQSLRHRLAHPTPQASAQSLYLDARALQRRVSLASPLLDFETILFTQRVPGSYSHMSDQYYGWWSRPGGGLFLLRNFKQGPPTLQDLTGSLFPHPGSFLRPDLSFDARRVLFAWCRHYPHLAAEKDKLNKANIPEDAFYHLFEMNLDGSGLRQLTRGKYDNFDGRYLPDGRIVFLSTRRGQAVQVGPASAAASLASPDLPDCYVRCGGDESRPVAVYTLHTINPDGSGLLPISPFEMFEWEPSVAHDGSILYSRWDYVDRDNMPYMSLWSIHPDGTHARLIYGNYTQAPHCTFEPRAIPGSHKIIFTASGHHAQTMGSLVLLDPARATEGEDPITRLTPHIPFPEIEAWPRAYYASPWPLSESTHLVSWGVEPDIREGRTRPHNGMGIHLFNAGSGLELLYRHPDISSMYPIPVKPRPIPPVRASSIDWAGPQQGAFLIADVTRGLSTAQPGEITNLRIVAIPAKTQPRMDQPSLGLTRDDPGKAVLGTVPVEPDGSAHFLVPSGVALFFQALNADGLALQSMRSATHVQPGQTLSCTGCHDSRLESPPPARPPLAASRPPSRITPGPDGSWPLRFDRLVQPVLDALCVSCHQPGAEDAVAARFNLTPAHAYDTLARYGQPSVRDLILEAYREGVSRERRQPALLSPLLALLSQPDGHHGVALDTHARNRLVTWLDTYAQRLGSFSDLQEQELIALRASLPDVFLPNP from the coding sequence ATGAAGACGCTCTGCCTCCACGTCGCCCTGGTGCTCACCCTCCCCGTCGCCGCCGCCGCAACGCCCCTCCCCGCCGATGCCTGGCAGGACCTTCTCCACCAGGAATGGATCCAGGAGGCTCGCGCCCTCGCCGAAGCCCCCCTCTCCCATCCCCCCACCCCACCCGACGATGCCGCCGGCGGCTGCGATGGCATCACCACCGGCGGCTACGGCTTCCATACCGACCTCGATGACACCCCCTGGTGGCAGGTGGACCTCGGACAGATCGAACCAATCCGCGATGTCCGCCTCTGGAACCGCACCGATTCCGAGGACATGGCCCGCCGCGCCGCCCGCTTCCAGATCCTCCTCTCCCACGACGGCACAACCTGGACCTCCCACTATCAGCACCCCGATCGCCTCTTCTACGGCTATCGCATGCCCGACCGCTCCCCGCTCGTGATCCCCCTCACCAACGCCCTCGCCCGCTTCGTCCGCATCCAGCTCCCCGAACGCACCTTCCTCCACCTCGACGAAATCGAGATCCATGGCGCCCGACGCGGTTCCGGCAACCTCGCCCTGCACCGCCCCGCCACCCAGTCCAGCGTCAGCGAATGGTCCACCCACCACCCCAGAACCGGCATCGAACCGGACTGGTCCCAGCTCACCCGTGATATCCTCGATCGCCTCGCCACCGCCGATCCCTCCCTCGTCCCACCCGCCGAACTCCAATCCCTCCGCCATCGCCTCGCCCACCCCACCCCGCAGGCCTCCGCCCAATCCCTCTATCTCGACGCCCGCGCCCTCCAGCGCCGCGTCTCCCTCGCCAGCCCGCTCCTCGATTTCGAGACCATCCTCTTCACCCAGCGCGTCCCCGGCAGCTACAGCCACATGAGCGACCAGTACTACGGCTGGTGGTCCCGCCCCGGCGGCGGCCTCTTCCTCCTCCGCAACTTCAAGCAAGGCCCCCCAACCCTCCAAGACCTCACCGGGTCCCTCTTCCCCCATCCCGGCAGCTTCCTTCGACCCGACCTCTCCTTCGACGCCCGGCGCGTCCTCTTCGCCTGGTGCCGCCATTATCCCCACCTCGCCGCCGAAAAGGATAAACTCAACAAGGCCAACATCCCCGAGGACGCCTTCTATCACCTCTTCGAAATGAACCTCGATGGCTCCGGCCTCCGCCAGCTCACCCGCGGCAAATACGACAACTTCGACGGTCGCTACCTCCCCGATGGCCGCATCGTCTTCCTCTCCACCCGCCGCGGTCAGGCCGTCCAGGTCGGCCCCGCTTCCGCCGCCGCCTCCCTCGCCTCCCCCGACCTCCCCGACTGCTACGTCCGCTGCGGTGGCGATGAATCCCGCCCCGTCGCCGTGTACACCCTCCATACCATCAACCCCGATGGCTCCGGCCTCCTCCCCATCTCCCCCTTCGAAATGTTCGAATGGGAACCCTCCGTCGCCCACGACGGCTCCATCCTCTACTCCCGCTGGGATTACGTGGACCGCGACAACATGCCCTACATGAGCCTCTGGTCGATCCACCCCGACGGCACCCATGCCCGCCTCATCTACGGCAACTATACCCAGGCCCCCCACTGCACCTTCGAACCCCGCGCCATCCCCGGCTCCCACAAAATCATCTTCACCGCCTCCGGACACCACGCCCAAACCATGGGCAGCCTCGTCCTCCTCGACCCCGCCCGCGCCACCGAAGGCGAAGACCCCATCACCCGCCTCACCCCCCATATCCCCTTCCCCGAAATCGAGGCCTGGCCCCGCGCCTACTACGCCAGCCCCTGGCCCCTCAGCGAATCCACCCACCTCGTCTCCTGGGGCGTCGAACCCGATATCCGCGAAGGACGCACCCGCCCCCACAACGGCATGGGCATCCACCTCTTCAACGCCGGCTCCGGCCTCGAACTCCTCTACCGCCACCCCGACATCTCCAGCATGTACCCCATCCCGGTCAAACCCCGCCCCATACCCCCCGTCCGTGCCTCTTCCATCGACTGGGCCGGCCCCCAGCAGGGCGCCTTCCTCATCGCCGATGTCACCCGTGGCCTCTCCACCGCCCAACCCGGCGAAATCACCAACCTCCGCATCGTCGCCATCCCCGCCAAAACCCAGCCCCGCATGGACCAGCCCAGCCTCGGCCTCACCCGCGATGACCCAGGCAAGGCCGTCCTCGGCACCGTCCCCGTCGAACCCGACGGCTCCGCCCACTTCCTCGTCCCCAGCGGCGTCGCCCTCTTCTTCCAGGCCCTCAACGCCGACGGGCTTGCCCTCCAATCCATGCGCTCCGCCACCCATGTCCAGCCCGGTCAAACCCTGAGCTGCACCGGCTGCCATGATTCGCGCCTCGAATCCCCGCCCCCCGCCCGCCCGCCCCTCGCCGCCTCCCGCCCCCCCTCCCGCATCACCCCGGGCCCCGACGGCTCCTGGCCCCTCCGCTTCGACCGTCTCGTGCAACCCGTCCTCGATGCCCTTTGCGTCTCCTGCCACCAACCCGGTGCCGAAGACGCCGTCGCCGCCCGCTTCAACCTCACCCCGGCCCACGCCTACGACACCCTCGCCCGCTACGGTCAGCCCAGCGTCCGCGACCTCATCCTCGAAGCCTACCGCGAAGGCGTCTCCCGCGAACGCCGTCAACCCGCCCTCCTCAGCCCCCTCCTTGCCCTCCTGTCCCAACCGGACGGCCATCACGGCGTCGCCCTCGACACCCATGCCCGCAACCGCCTCGTCACCTGGCTCGACACCTACGCCCAACGCCTCGGCTCCTTCAGCGATCTTCAGGAACAGGAACTCATCGCCCTCCGTGCCTCCCTCCCCGATGTCTTCCTCCCCAACCCCTGA
- a CDS encoding HNH endonuclease, giving the protein MNPRYPRVAARAGHHCEYCGAPEVLFNLAFEVEHIVPRRRGGGDEDDNLALACRACNLAKGDAVEGWDEHTGSFSRLFHPRVDRWEDHFRLCGASGGIEGITMVGRATVVRLKMNREIAMNARQSWMRLGILPLKGRV; this is encoded by the coding sequence ATGAACCCCCGCTACCCTCGAGTGGCGGCCCGGGCTGGGCATCACTGTGAGTACTGCGGTGCACCGGAGGTGCTCTTCAATCTGGCCTTCGAGGTGGAGCACATCGTTCCCAGACGACGTGGGGGTGGGGACGAGGACGACAACCTCGCCTTGGCGTGTCGCGCGTGCAATCTCGCGAAGGGTGATGCCGTGGAGGGGTGGGATGAGCACACGGGTTCCTTTTCGCGACTGTTTCATCCGCGCGTGGACCGGTGGGAGGACCATTTCCGGTTGTGTGGGGCAAGCGGTGGCATCGAAGGGATCACAATGGTGGGGAGGGCGACTGTGGTTCGACTGAAGATGAATCGGGAAATTGCCATGAACGCGAGGCAGTCCTGGATGCGTCTCGGAATTCTGCCTCTGAAGGGACGGGTGTGA
- a CDS encoding SUMF1/EgtB/PvdO family nonheme iron enzyme: MKTPPPARFPPALAGTLILLLLLFTPSLLPATPQPAPPSPQPTTIQPANLRLAIEDLIRTFGPAYPGGPAHLQRLGQLEIALAGGTPQATLQPALQTLARLALLENPLLDFDRILVLHRIPRANPRQAEGGNLGVGTSNWSTSDTLPRHGEFRDTLALLADFRTRPRLIPLFQPDNGDTLIDPVLHFDANRLLFARNGQRQNNWRLWELRLGDSTPAQISPDHGEDVAHFDACYLPDDRIILASTASYQGLPCLFGSDAMTCLFLFDPSSGSMRQLTFEQDSNWSPTLLPNGRVLYQRWEYTDQSHANSRLLFHMNPDGTDQREFRGRGSWFPGSFFYAKPVPGSVTQVVGIAGGHHDVPRAGRLLLLDVSVGRRDALGVLHEFPRRGQPVDPVVRDALIRETFPFPQFLMPAPLHPRYHLVAAKPRPDALWGLYLVDAFDNLVLIHEEEGAALLWPSPFKPQPRPQVLEDRINPHTDQATAFVADVHAGTGLDGVPRGTVHHLRVVEYYFSRRGVGGLYGSLGADGPWDIKRILGTVPVHPDGSAWFTLPANTPVCLQPLDADGQALQLERSWFVAMPGERVSCIGCHEDSQSVALSRPTLALLHPPAPIQPWFGPPRGFAFEREVQPVLDRHCVSCHDGRPAPNPLAPGQEFPDLRGGRPLSDWSSQMPGHWPGGGQFSTSYWELHRFLRRPGIEGDRRMFTPLDYHFSTTELGQLLRKGHHGVHLEPEARQRLAAWHDLNAPFFGTWGEIPEFTTGYGPLRHDQIAAANRRALELRRQFVPMGPFPDYEHIPDTPPYPAQPVPPNPAPPSPPCDPAPEGWPFPPDTALARQHEHLTRSRTLSLAPDVTLELVRIPGGRFLMGSPDGHPDERPRAAVAVRPFWMARFETSNRQFRTFHPSHESRTEDRHGYQFGITGHDQDHPDQPAVRVSWNDALAFTQWLSHRTGLPLHLPTEAQWEWAARAGSDQPFWFGPLHADFSPHANLGDAMLAQFAGDPYVQDRAKAAFLNPNRYDNWIPQDARFNDGGFVTEPVGRYLPNPWGLHDLHGNAAEWTRSAYRPYPYRDDDGRNAPDAPPHTERVTRGGSWRDRPFRATAAARLPYPQFQRVFNVGFRIVAEDTPETALR; this comes from the coding sequence ATGAAGACACCGCCCCCCGCCAGGTTCCCGCCCGCCCTCGCCGGCACCCTGATTCTCCTCCTCCTCCTCTTCACCCCCTCCCTCCTCCCGGCCACCCCCCAACCCGCGCCCCCCAGCCCCCAGCCCACCACCATCCAGCCCGCCAATCTGCGCCTCGCCATCGAGGACCTCATCCGTACCTTCGGCCCCGCCTACCCGGGCGGCCCCGCCCACCTCCAACGCCTCGGCCAGCTCGAGATCGCCCTCGCCGGTGGCACCCCCCAGGCCACCCTCCAACCCGCGCTGCAAACCCTCGCCCGCCTCGCCCTCCTCGAGAATCCCCTCCTCGACTTCGATCGGATCCTCGTCCTCCACCGAATCCCCCGTGCCAACCCACGCCAGGCCGAAGGCGGCAACCTCGGCGTCGGTACCTCCAACTGGTCCACCTCCGATACCCTCCCCCGCCACGGCGAATTCCGCGATACCCTCGCCCTCCTCGCCGACTTCCGTACCCGGCCCCGCCTCATCCCCCTCTTCCAACCCGACAACGGCGACACCCTCATCGACCCCGTTCTCCATTTCGACGCCAACCGCCTCCTCTTCGCCCGCAACGGTCAGCGCCAGAACAACTGGCGCCTCTGGGAACTGCGCCTCGGCGATTCCACCCCCGCCCAGATCTCCCCGGACCACGGCGAAGACGTCGCCCACTTCGATGCCTGCTACCTCCCCGACGACCGCATCATCCTCGCCTCCACCGCATCCTATCAGGGCCTCCCCTGCCTCTTCGGCTCCGACGCCATGACCTGCCTCTTCCTCTTCGATCCCAGCTCCGGCTCCATGCGCCAGCTCACCTTCGAGCAGGACAGCAACTGGTCCCCCACCCTCCTCCCCAACGGTCGCGTCCTCTACCAGCGCTGGGAATACACCGATCAGTCCCATGCCAATTCCCGCCTCCTCTTCCACATGAACCCCGATGGCACCGACCAGCGCGAGTTCCGCGGCCGCGGTTCCTGGTTCCCAGGCTCCTTCTTCTACGCCAAACCCGTCCCCGGCTCCGTCACCCAGGTCGTCGGCATCGCCGGAGGTCATCACGATGTCCCCCGCGCCGGACGCCTCCTCCTCCTCGATGTCTCCGTCGGCCGCCGTGACGCCCTCGGCGTCCTCCATGAATTCCCGCGCCGCGGTCAGCCCGTCGATCCCGTCGTTCGTGATGCCCTCATCCGCGAAACCTTCCCCTTCCCCCAGTTCCTCATGCCCGCCCCCCTCCACCCCCGCTACCACCTCGTCGCCGCCAAACCCCGCCCGGATGCCCTCTGGGGACTCTACCTCGTCGATGCCTTCGACAACCTCGTCCTGATCCACGAGGAGGAAGGCGCCGCCCTCCTCTGGCCCTCCCCCTTCAAACCCCAGCCCCGACCCCAGGTCCTCGAAGACCGCATCAACCCCCACACCGACCAGGCCACCGCCTTCGTCGCCGATGTCCATGCCGGCACCGGCCTCGACGGCGTCCCCCGTGGCACCGTTCACCACCTCCGGGTCGTGGAATACTACTTCAGCCGCCGCGGCGTCGGCGGCCTCTACGGTTCCCTCGGAGCCGACGGCCCCTGGGACATCAAACGCATCCTCGGTACCGTCCCCGTCCACCCCGACGGCTCCGCCTGGTTCACCCTCCCCGCCAATACCCCCGTCTGCCTCCAACCCCTCGACGCCGACGGTCAGGCCCTCCAGCTCGAACGTTCCTGGTTCGTCGCCATGCCCGGCGAACGCGTCTCCTGCATCGGCTGCCACGAGGATTCCCAGTCCGTCGCCCTCAGCCGCCCCACCCTCGCCCTCCTTCATCCCCCAGCCCCCATCCAGCCCTGGTTCGGTCCACCCCGCGGCTTCGCCTTCGAACGCGAAGTCCAACCCGTCCTCGACCGTCACTGCGTCTCCTGTCACGACGGTCGCCCCGCCCCCAACCCCCTCGCCCCAGGCCAGGAATTCCCCGACCTCCGCGGCGGACGTCCCCTCTCCGACTGGTCCTCCCAGATGCCCGGCCATTGGCCCGGCGGCGGTCAGTTCTCCACCAGCTACTGGGAACTCCATCGATTCCTTCGCCGACCCGGCATCGAAGGCGACCGACGCATGTTCACCCCCCTCGATTACCACTTCTCCACCACCGAACTCGGTCAGCTCCTCCGTAAAGGACACCACGGCGTCCACCTCGAACCCGAGGCCCGCCAGCGCCTCGCCGCCTGGCATGACCTCAATGCCCCGTTCTTCGGCACCTGGGGCGAAATCCCCGAGTTCACCACCGGCTACGGTCCCCTCCGCCACGACCAGATCGCCGCCGCCAACCGCCGCGCCCTCGAACTCCGCCGCCAGTTCGTCCCCATGGGTCCCTTCCCCGATTACGAACACATCCCCGACACCCCGCCCTACCCCGCCCAACCCGTCCCCCCCAATCCCGCACCCCCCTCTCCCCCCTGCGACCCCGCCCCCGAAGGCTGGCCGTTCCCCCCCGACACCGCCCTCGCCCGCCAGCACGAACACCTGACCCGCTCCCGCACCCTGTCCCTCGCCCCGGATGTCACCCTCGAACTCGTCCGCATCCCCGGCGGTCGCTTCCTCATGGGTTCACCCGACGGGCACCCCGACGAACGCCCCCGTGCCGCCGTCGCCGTCCGCCCCTTCTGGATGGCCCGCTTCGAAACCAGCAACCGCCAGTTCCGTACCTTCCACCCCTCCCACGAAAGCCGTACCGAAGATCGCCACGGCTACCAGTTCGGCATCACCGGCCACGACCAGGATCACCCCGATCAACCCGCCGTCCGCGTCTCCTGGAACGATGCCCTCGCCTTCACCCAGTGGCTCTCCCATCGCACCGGCCTCCCCCTCCACCTCCCCACCGAAGCCCAGTGGGAATGGGCCGCCCGCGCCGGCTCGGATCAGCCCTTCTGGTTCGGACCGCTCCATGCCGACTTCTCCCCCCACGCCAACCTCGGCGATGCCATGCTCGCCCAGTTCGCCGGCGATCCCTACGTCCAGGACCGCGCCAAAGCCGCCTTCCTCAACCCCAACCGCTACGACAACTGGATCCCCCAGGACGCCCGCTTCAACGACGGCGGCTTCGTAACCGAACCCGTCGGCCGCTACCTCCCCAATCCCTGGGGCCTCCACGACCTCCACGGCAATGCCGCCGAATGGACCCGCTCCGCCTACCGCCCCTACCCCTACCGCGACGACGACGGCCGTAACGCCCCCGACGCCCCACCCCATACCGAACGCGTCACCCGCGGCGGCTCCTGGCGCGACCGCCCCTTCCGCGCCACCGCCGCCGCACGCCTCCCCTACCCCCAGTTCCAACGCGTCTTCAACGTCGGCTTCCGCATCGTCGCCGAAGACACCCCCGAAACCGCCCTCCGATGA
- a CDS encoding glycosyltransferase — translation MSYTEPRLLLLIPAYNEEARIGPVLCDYVAYFRAHYRGEFRLVVVLNGCRDRTLEVVQAAAQEAGGIEWIEFPAPIGKGGALIEGLRLAPETDLIGYVDADGATPPRALHDLIRHLPGHDCVIGSRWLPGARLGEAQPWKRRVASRLFHLCVQGLFWMNIRDTQCGAKVMRRDAIQRIHKDLRTADLAFDINLLYCLRRTGGRILEVPTEWTDQLGSKIRLGRNALSMFLSIVRLRLVYSPFYRFLSPLRPLEEWLYLKLGAPPSLPPAPPSAAARKTEPPPPTTTG, via the coding sequence GTGTCCTACACGGAGCCCCGCCTGCTGCTGCTCATCCCCGCCTACAATGAGGAGGCGCGGATCGGACCGGTCCTTTGCGATTACGTGGCCTATTTCCGTGCCCATTACCGGGGCGAGTTCCGCCTCGTCGTGGTGCTCAATGGGTGCCGCGATCGCACCCTGGAGGTCGTCCAGGCTGCCGCCCAGGAGGCCGGTGGCATCGAGTGGATCGAATTCCCCGCCCCGATCGGCAAAGGCGGCGCCCTCATTGAAGGACTCCGGCTCGCCCCGGAAACCGATCTCATCGGGTACGTCGATGCCGATGGCGCCACCCCTCCCAGGGCGCTCCATGACCTCATCCGCCACCTGCCCGGACACGACTGCGTGATTGGCTCCCGCTGGCTGCCAGGGGCGCGCCTGGGCGAAGCCCAACCCTGGAAACGCCGCGTGGCCAGCCGCCTCTTCCACCTGTGCGTTCAAGGCCTGTTCTGGATGAACATCCGGGACACCCAGTGCGGCGCCAAGGTCATGCGCCGCGATGCCATCCAGCGCATTCACAAGGACCTCCGCACCGCCGACCTCGCCTTCGATATCAATCTGCTCTACTGCCTCCGGCGGACCGGCGGCCGCATCCTCGAAGTCCCCACCGAATGGACCGATCAACTGGGCTCGAAGATCCGGCTGGGTCGCAACGCGCTCTCCATGTTTCTCAGCATCGTCCGGCTCCGCCTCGTCTATTCCCCCTTCTACCGCTTCCTCAGCCCCCTCCGCCCCCTCGAGGAATGGCTCTACCTCAAGCTGGGCGCGCCTCCGTCCCTGCCCCCTGCCCCACCCTCGGCCGCCGCCAGGAAAACAGAACCGCCACCCCCAACAACAACAGGTTGA
- a CDS encoding M20/M25/M40 family metallo-hydrolase has translation MIEAVSCFGKRQGWSVEVQAVKEGRQNVLLRCVPAGRVKHRVLLAPHLDTVGSMDGSDDIFRPRLADGRVWGRGACDTKGSVAAMLVAMERACGGRGRPASTEVVFAGLADEESHQWGSRALVGSGFRADLGVVGEPTRLAVVTAHKGDVWGRLRTRGRAAHGACPDRGRSAIREMARAVVLLEGEYAEGLRVRRHALLGHPTINVGVIRGGTQPNIVPDGCEVEVDRRMLPGETPAGVRREIRQFLKDRGIRVSFEDVKGVPEPALETDERLPWVGRFLRAAGRRRGMGVDYFCDAAILAAGGTPCVVFGPGDIAQAHTAREWISVASLERGTEMLTRFLKGLP, from the coding sequence ATGATCGAGGCGGTGTCGTGTTTTGGGAAGCGGCAGGGATGGAGCGTGGAGGTGCAGGCGGTGAAGGAGGGTCGGCAGAATGTGCTGTTGAGGTGCGTGCCGGCGGGCCGGGTGAAGCACCGGGTATTGCTGGCGCCGCATCTGGACACGGTGGGGAGCATGGACGGATCGGACGACATTTTCCGGCCGCGACTGGCGGACGGGCGGGTATGGGGTCGGGGGGCGTGCGACACCAAGGGGAGCGTGGCGGCGATGCTGGTGGCGATGGAACGGGCCTGCGGAGGGCGGGGACGTCCGGCCTCGACCGAGGTGGTCTTTGCCGGGTTGGCGGATGAGGAAAGCCACCAGTGGGGTTCGCGGGCGCTGGTGGGGTCGGGGTTTCGGGCGGACCTTGGGGTGGTGGGGGAGCCGACGCGGCTGGCGGTGGTGACGGCGCACAAGGGCGATGTGTGGGGGAGATTGAGGACGCGGGGGCGGGCGGCGCACGGGGCGTGTCCGGACCGCGGGCGGAGCGCGATCCGGGAGATGGCGCGGGCGGTGGTGTTGCTGGAGGGGGAATACGCCGAGGGGCTTCGGGTGCGGCGCCATGCGTTGCTGGGGCATCCGACGATCAACGTGGGGGTGATCCGGGGGGGGACGCAGCCGAACATTGTGCCGGACGGGTGCGAGGTGGAGGTGGATCGGCGGATGCTGCCTGGGGAGACGCCTGCGGGGGTGCGGCGGGAGATCAGGCAGTTTCTGAAGGATCGCGGGATACGGGTGTCGTTTGAGGATGTGAAGGGGGTGCCGGAGCCGGCGTTGGAGACGGATGAGAGGTTGCCGTGGGTTGGGCGGTTTCTGAGAGCGGCGGGACGACGGCGGGGGATGGGGGTGGACTACTTCTGCGATGCGGCGATTCTGGCGGCCGGCGGGACACCGTGCGTGGTGTTCGGCCCCGGGGACATTGCCCAGGCGCACACGGCGCGGGAGTGGATATCGGTGGCGTCGCTGGAGCGGGGGACTGAGATGCTGACGCGATTTCTGAAGGGGTTGCCGTGA